The Antechinus flavipes isolate AdamAnt ecotype Samford, QLD, Australia chromosome 5, AdamAnt_v2, whole genome shotgun sequence DNA segment CCCGGGGCCCACTTGCCTCAGGAAATGACCGGAGGGGAGGCTTCTGGGTCTCGCCGGATTTTGACTGGGAAGGTCCTTTGGGGACGGCCACAGTCATGGGGAAGGGGGCTTTCCAAAGGTCGCATGGGGAGTGCCCAGCCTCCGTGGGACTCGGACTCCCTGTTATATGGAACAAGTAGAGAACAGACCAGACGGAGCAAAGGTCATAGATCTGAGAGAGGAGGAACCCGAGGCAGTGAGGGATCACCCGGGAAaccagagccaggattcagactCAGGATCCCTGGTTCAGAAACCCACTCCCTTGGTGCTGAGCCCGCCTCGCCCGGGACGGAGGCCGGCGTGAGCAGCAGAGATGGAACACGGAGGAACGGCCAAGTGGAGGGAAAGGCCGGAGCCGGAGGGTGCCCCGGCCACAGCCTTTGGCTTGGAGGAGGCCCAGAGAGCCCCCCGCCCTCCTTGGAAGCAGCTTCGGCCCAAGGCCAGGGCTCGGGGAGGATTGTGGGGAGAGGGATCCTCCCTTGGCGCCGATGGGAACTTTACACGTgtgtcccccccaccccctccgtTTGACCCAGGAGGTGAGAAGGGCTGGCCCGAAGTCCCGTAACTATGGAATAGCAAGATTTGAGCCCGGCTCTTGTGACTTCCGTCGCTTCTCTGCCATCTCTGCGGGCAGAACCTGGAGGCAGGAGGCCCGCGAGCTCCCGGGGAAGGGGTCCCAGTGCAGCAGGGGGAGCGGCCCTTTCACAGCCAGGTCCTTCGGCTACAGCTCCGAGGTGATGGTCTTGGTGGTGACGAGCACCATGGCCCCCAGCTCCGTGGCCGGCACCGGGAAGCTGGGGCGGGGCACTGAGGGGGGCTCGGGAGCGCCGTCACACTCCTGCAGGGGGTGCTGGTCATGGTCTTCGCTCCCGTTACTGTCGTCAATCTGCAAGGCTTTGGGTTCCTGGTGAGGGGGGAGGTTGACCCCTGGGAGAAGAGCAAGAGCTGATGAGAGGGGGCGGAGGGGGGGGAGGTGGAGCCCCggcttcccttttcctcctccattcccccttcccttcttcctcttcccttctcccgtcccttcctcctcctccattctCCCTTCCTACAATGCCAGAAATATGAAATctgaggacctgagtgcaaatctccTCTGGGGGCCCTGTCTCCTTCATCTATACAGTAAAAACAAAGTAGCCTAAAGGGCCTCTGAGCGTCCTTCTGCTCCCGATCTTGTCCCTTCCCCATTGGGCTGGCTCCTGGCATATTGGGGAAGTCACTGCCTCAGGAGTCTCCTCCTCTTGAGCTGAGGGGGCTTAGATGAGCTGACATCTAGGACTCTCTCACTGAGAGGCCTCTGTAGGAAGGAGACCCCTCTGGGGGGGTCTGACCCTCAGTCACGGCATCAGGAGCGGGAGGGAGCCTTAGGAATCGCTGACTCGGTGCCCCGTCTCGCCCAAAGACCACGGCTCCCCGGCTCGGGGACGGAGCTCCAAGGACTATAGGGTGTTCTAGGGTCCTAGCGCTAGAGCTGGAATAGATCTCAGACCATGTGGAGTCCACCCCTctatttttacagattaggaaactgaggcccagggaagtgaTGTGATTTTAAGGTTTTCCAGCATCAGAACCGGTGCCTTCAGAACCAGTTTCTACCATTTCACCCAGTCTCTCTTGGTCCTCCGTCTAGGACGCCGATCGACAGAAGGGAGCAGAGTATGGGCGGCCGAGGAGAGTCAGTCCCTCCGGCGCGGCCTCCTCACTCACCCTGGGCTAGCTCCGTGCCGGGGCCGGCCTCCGTGTCCGCCGGGGCCCCCTCCGGCCGCCTCTGCAGCACACACACCAGCAGCCCGTAGAGCAGGGCCAGCACGAGCACCAGCCCGATGGGGATCCCAAGCAGGAGGTAGGGCCCCGGAAGCAGGGTGAAGAGTGACGTCACCGACGTGTTGGACACTTGAGTCATCAGCGTGACTGTCTCCGAGGGGCTGGAGATGTTGTCTGGGGACAGAGAGAGACCCGGAGCTGAGATGCTagagagataaggagaaaggcagagaaagagagacagagacataaagagaatgacagacagacagacagacacagagatacagagacacagagagactgagagacagagacaagagagaaacagagagacacacacacagagacagagagataaagagaaagagacagagacagacaaaaaacaGGGAGATGGAAAGGCAGACATAGAAaaaggcaaagacagagacagaaagaaacagagagagatagagagggagggaaagagataaagaggaggaAGACAGAACCAGAAAGCAGGAAGACAGAGactaaaagacagagagatagaaaggaaaatatagaaatggaTAGAGACtgacaaaggagagagaaagagaaagccataaaggcagaaaaagaaatagaaataaaaaatagacaaGGAGACATGTAATAGAggataagagagagaaggagaaagagaaagagacagagataaagagaaagacagacacagagagacagagacagagaaaaacagagagatatatacacagagaataagaaagacagagaaagggagagaaaagagaaagagaaagagagagagagaggcagagatggaggagacagagagacagagagagagatatagagaaacagagagagaaaagagacagagacagacagagacacagagagagacagagagagagatacagaaaaacagagagagaaagatagagagacagagagagagatacagaaaaacagagagagaaaagagagagacagagaggagaggaagagggggagagagagagagagagagacagagagacagagagagacacagagagagacagagagagagagagacagagagagagagatacagaaaaacagagaaagagagagacagagaggagaggaagaggggagagagagagagagagacagagagacagagagagacacagagagagacagagagagagagagacagagagagagagatacagaaaaacagagaaagagagagacagagaggagaggaagaggagagagagagagagagagagacagagagacagagagagagagagaagagacagagacaaagagagatacagagaaacagaaagaaaaagagacagagagacagacagagagaagaggaagagggagagagagagagagagagagagagagagagagagagagagagagagagagagagagagagagagaagctctGAGGTTTCTTGGTTCTataagtgagggagaaaaaggagagaaacagagccagagagagaaagaggcaaacACACAtaccacatacacatacatagatagagagagacagagagaacagagagacagagacagaaacagagaagcagagagaaattgagattgagaaagagacagagacacaaaaaggcacgcagagagaaacaaagaaaaagagacacacacagagacagacagacagaacagcTCTAAGCAAGGTTTTGGGGTCTTTTGGTCCTATAAATTAGGGAGAaaaagaacagagacagagagaaacagagaaagagagacagagaaattgagattgagagacagagacacaaagacacacagacatacagagacagagagagacaaagagacagagacagagagaacagctCTAAGCAAGTTTTTTTTGGTCCTATAAGTTAGGGAGAAAatggacaaagacagagaaacacacagagacagagagaaattgagattgagagacagagacacacatagagagaaacaaagagaaacacacagagagacagagatagacagagacacagacagagagaaacaaagagaaatacacagagagacagagatagaaagacagagacacagacagagagaaacaaagagaaacacacagagagacagagatagaaagacagacacagagagaaacaaagagaaacacacagagagacagagatagaaagacagagacacagagacagagagaacagctCTAAGCGAGGTTTTTTGGTCCTATAAGTTAGGGAGaaaaaggacagagagagacagaaagaagcgGAGGGACAGTCATAGGAAGCCATTGATGGAGGAGGAGCGGATGGGACACCCAGCCTGCCCCAGCCCAGACaacttcctcttcatctcctAAGAGGTGGAAGCTTTCCGGAGAGACCCTGGAAAGCAGAAGCTCCCTGAGCCAGAGGCAACAAAGTTAGCTCCTTAGCCCCAAGTTTTCTGAAAGGGAAAAAGCCCCCCCCCCACGCCGAGCTTCCTCTCACCCATGAGCCCACACTCAGGTGTGCTCATGTAGCCACGTGTATACTCTCCCCACAGACACGTTCCTTGTCTTCTCGGCTCCAGCTCAGCCAGGACATCTcaggagaaaggagagatgggGACGGAGAATGAAGGGAAAGACAGATTTGGGGGGAGgacagggaagagagggagagagaggaggaaggaggagggaagggaagagcgATGGACAGGGAgaagcagagggaagagagagtgaCACAAGACAGAGGACAAGAAAGgggcagagggaggaaggagggagggaaggaaggtgaaggagggaggaagggaggcaatTTCTCTCCCTCTGTACCAGCTGACTGAGCTGCCCCAAGATGTGGATCTGGGATCCCCGCGGACTTGGCTTCCCAACAATCTCCACAGGGAAGACATGAACTTCTGTCCTTTCCCACTTCTCAAacttgtctctgtctcccctccctgcccccccagCCAATGGGTTTTAACATCACACTGTGGGGTTCTCAGCCTGCCCTCTGGTTCTATCCATTCTTACACTCTAGACAGTTGAGGATGGAGCTCCAAGGATTACAGTATGTTCTAGGATCTCGTAGCTAGAGCTGGAATGGATCTCCGATGATGTGGAGTCCATCCCCctatttttacagattaggaaactgaggcccagaggaagGATGTCATTTTGAGATTTTCTAACATCAGGGATGAGATTTGAAGCCGGATCCTCTGCCTTCAGAATCATTTCCCCCAGTCTCTCTTGGTCAGATTGTCTAGAGCTCTGCCTAACAGAAGGGAGCAAAAAGGATGGACCAAGCCAGGAGAGTTAGACCCAACAGTCGCCTCCTGCTTGTGCCCTCCCAGCGCAGCTGGATCCACCGGAGAGCTGTCCAGCCGTTCTCACATTCCGTCTCGCCCACGGCCTCCCCGGCTCTGAGAGATTAGGGCTGCCCCATAATGCAATAGGCTGCTTGGTCCCAGAAGGTGTCTGAAAAGAAGCTACATGATAGGGATGAGGTAAAGGGGGCTCCTGTCCTGAATGGGACCTCGGACTAGATCACTCCCCAAATCCTGCTAACTCAGAGTCTGTGATTCATGGATCCCAGAAAGATGATGGAGGTGAGatagagggggaggaaaagaaggaggaagtaaagaagagaagggggaggaggaagagagacagagagacaggaagggaaatgaagagaaaaacagagagacattATGAGAGAGACATAGGTGGAGACAGGAAATAGAAACAGGTTCTCTGGTCCTTGGGTTTTCATAAGTGGAAAGAAGGGGGTACCCTTCTAATATGGCCCcctgattctttcttctttctttgctgCAAAACCCGTGGCCTGCCTCCTCCCCCACTTCGATCTGTGTTGACCAGCCCTCGTGGTAGATGACCCCTCCTCTCTCAGCAGTCATGATACAGCTccctcctgcttctcctcctgcCTCCCTGACTGCTCCTTCTTGGTCCGTAGCTGTCctgtttctctcctttatccttaCTGATCTCACGCACTCCTGCGGCTTCACTTATCACCTCCCAAAGGCTCCCAAACCTTCATcagccctcccttctttccccaaagCTCAAACTTTGCATTTCCACCACCTGTGACCCCCTTCTCCGGGTGGCCCAGAAGTCCCTATAATTCAATATATCGAAGAGTCATCATTTTCTGTCCTGATCTTGACTCCTTCtagcctcctctcccctctctccctgctCAGCGATGGGGATCATGCAACATCCCTCCGCTCCCAGGCCCCGAGGACTTTTATTTTCCCAGCCTCCATCATCCGCTTCTCCTTCAAGGAGTCTCCatttataagattatagattATTGAGTCAAAAAGGAACCTCAGGGCCCATCTCCTCCCATGTGCTCATTTTGCACAACAGGAAACTGAGAGGGTGAGGTGACTTGTGGGAAGTCATAGACAGCCAGTGAGAGCACTCACATGTCCTCGCACTCCAAATCCGTCGTCGTTCGGTCACTTgggtcacgtctgactctttgcGGCCCCATTTGGATCGTTTTGGCAAAGACAATgcggtagtttgccatttccttctctggctcattttacagagaaggaaactgaggcaaactgagtgaagtgatttgctcatggtcacataagtgtctgaggccagatttaaactttagagctccttttttttatttaacagagCTAGGATAGCTGAGCTGGAGACAGCTcctttttcttctgccttttccCTCTTCCACACCTTTGCTCACACACTCCCCCTATACCTGGACCTCCTGCTCATTTCCACCCCTTGGAAACGCTTCTTCCTCTGAGAGCCAACTTGGATGCCGCCACTTCCACGAAGTCTTCCTTGACTTCCTCTCTGCATCCCAGGtaaaaaacattttctctctcctcaagtTTCTCTGAGCACTTTATTGCAACTCTCCCCTGTATTTATCCCCCATTCTCATAATCGCCATTTTGTGTGGATCGGTATTCCGCCCTCTACCCTTCCTCCAACACCGTAAGCCCCTTGAGGGTTGTCACAGGCCCTTTGGGATGAAATCCCCAGTGCAGAAGCCTTCAGCCAAATGATGAACCCAAATCAGCCTCCCTGTAACCTCCCCCCATTGCTCCTGGTTACGCCGGAGTGGGGGGAGCGGTGGGCGACTAGGAGAACAAAGCTATTCTCTCTTCTCCATGACAGCCTCCAAGTTCTGGAAAACAGTCATCAGGTCCCaacccccacccacccccaagtcttctcttctccttgaCAAACGGGCCCCGTGCCTCCAGCCGAACCCGGCACGGAACGGTAGAGAGAGggtggaagggagaggggagacagGGCCGAGAGAACTGGGGCATCACAgaagtggggagaggaagaaaaggggaaggagagagagaagtgcagaagaaaggagggaagacgGGGAGCGAAGGAAAAGGAGGACAGGGCTGAGGGCGAGGAAGAggtaggggagaagagagggaattaGGGGAAGCGGAAGGGAAAGGGGGCGAGGAATCCCTACCAGCTCCAGTGGCCTTGGGGGTCTGGTACAAATTGCACGGTAGACACTCTCGGACGAGTTCGTCGAAGCACAAGAAAGGACATTTCACGGGGGTCTGGTACAAACTGCACGGCAAGCACTTCTTGATGAGTTCATCGAAGCACAAGAAAGGGCATTTCACGCCGGCCCCTCCGGATCCTAGTCCCAGCATCCTTCTTGACTGCCTGCCTGCAGCTGCAGCTCGCCAGCTGCCCAGGAGGCTTTTGAAGGCAGGCGTGCTGGGACCCCAGGAAGGAGGGGGCGGGTTTGGGGGCAGCTCCCCCTCCCTGGCCGGCTCTGCGCTTCAGAGGTCACCGTGCACTTCCCCATCCCCCAGGCCCAGCAAGAGCCTACCTGGGGTTCCCAGGGCCTTGAGTGGCTGGCTGGGCCCAGAACTTCCTCAAGCCTCTAACTGCGTCCCTCCCTGCCTCTCACAGTGCTAACTGTTCCACTCTGAAGCCTCCTTCAGgcccctgtctctgtctcctgtctctgtctctctgtctgtctctgcctctatctctctgtctctctgtctctgtctctatctctgtctgtctctgtctctgtctctctgtctgtctctgcctctatctctctgtctctctgtctctgtctctctttctctctgtctctgtctgtctctgcctctatctctttgcttgtctctgtctctatctctctgtctttctgtctgtctctgtctctctctttctctttctttctgtctctctgtctctgtctctatctctgtctgtctctgtctctgtctctctgtctgtctctgcctctatctctctgtctctctgtctctgtctctctttctctctgtctctctctgtctgtctctgcctctatctctttgtctgtctctgtctctatctctctgtc contains these protein-coding regions:
- the TNFRSF13C gene encoding tumor necrosis factor receptor superfamily member 13C isoform X2, with protein sequence MLGLGSGGAGVKCPFLCFDELIKKCLPCSLYQTPVKCPFLCFDELVRECLPCNLYQTPKATGADNISSPSETVTLMTQVSNTSVTSLFTLLPGPYLLLGIPIGLVLVLALLYGLLVCVLQRRPEGAPADTEAGPGTELAQGVNLPPHQEPKALQIDDSNGSEDHDQHPLQECDGAPEPPSVPRPSFPVPATELGAMVLVTTKTITSEL
- the TNFRSF13C gene encoding tumor necrosis factor receptor superfamily member 13C isoform X1 yields the protein MSAFPSPCFLSVSVSFSLSLCLCVCVSLFLSCLCLSVSLCLCISVSVCLSVILFMSLSLFLCLSPYLSSISAPGLSLSPDNISSPSETVTLMTQVSNTSVTSLFTLLPGPYLLLGIPIGLVLVLALLYGLLVCVLQRRPEGAPADTEAGPGTELAQGVNLPPHQEPKALQIDDSNGSEDHDQHPLQECDGAPEPPSVPRPSFPVPATELGAMVLVTTKTITSEL